The Gouania willdenowi chromosome 3, fGouWil2.1, whole genome shotgun sequence genome includes the window AAGAGTCTCTTTTTGAGGTTAGAAATGTCTTTTCAGAGAAAAACCTGGCCAAGAATGGCAGCAGCCCATGTTTAAGAAAGAAATCCCAGATGTTTATAAGAACTCTCTCTTGCATTCTCTGTTGTGAACACGTATCACCATGTtatggttttttgttttaccgTAATTGGTTTCCTGCTCCGAGGTACAGTTCAGCCAGAATTTAACGGACTGGGGAATATTTGTAGATGAAATGTTGTTACCATTGTCTCTCTTTATTGTGTTCATTGTGTTCTTCTGCCGACTTTTCACCTCACGTTAAACCCTTGTTCTCTTCTGAACCTCTCGACCTTTCCAGGATGAATTTGACAAGCTGCGTCCCCTGTGTTACACCAGTGCAGATGTGTTCCTGCTGTGCTTCAGTGTTGTTAGTCCCGCCTCCTTCCAGAATGTCCCAGAAAAGTGGATACCTGAGATCCGCAAACATGCGCCGTTTGTGCCACTGGTCCTTGTTGGAACACAGTGTGACCTCAGAGAGGATGTGAAGGTGAGAAGTTCACTACCTaatacatttgaaattttttgtgtgtagtaTCAATCACCATGTTAGTGTAAGGGGCCTTCCTTTGCTGCCAGGTGGTACTTCTAATTTACCTCCGTGAGCGTTGCACCTACTTTATTGCTGTAAACGTCATGTGGTCATGAAGggttttgcaacatttaaacaGTTCATCAACTTGTAAAGGCTCCTTTACCTCATTCATACCAACTGTACATTCATCTGCACTTCACCTCGGCTCCAACATCTGGAGGGGAAGAACATGTATTTGCAGATGCTGTAACTGGAactaatttcattttattttattaacttatTGATTTGCATTAGGACGTTACATAATAATCAATGTCAGCAAACAGCGTCAACATAAATAAGCCGGAGTTAGCACAATAGCTACATTTCATCCGTTGTCCTAAGGCAGATAGACGTGAAATAATAACATACAGTTGGACAATAACATTTATCATACAGTTAGCCAACATGGCACAATGAGACAAACATTAAACTGACTGACAACAGAAAACATAACACCACATatactatttacaataaaaaaacaacagtcaggAGTTAAAAGAGCCCAAGAAAAAAGTAGACTATTATCTATGGGTGTATGACTGGtttgttttcaaccaatttttgaGAATTGTTTTGAAGGTTGGGTAATTTCCACAGTCTGATGTTTTCTGGAAGTGTATCACCATTTGGCCAAATTTAGTCCGGCGCCTTTGTACCTCACAGTCTCCTCtagttaaatggtaaatggacttgatttatatagcgctttattcctacactgaagtagtcccaaaacGCTTtatatatcagctcattcacccatttgcactcacattcacacaccagtgggacagagttgccatgcaaggcgctagtcgaccactgggaacttagggttcagtgtcttgcccaaggacacttcgacacatagacaggtatggactgggatcgaaccctctCGATCTGGTCCTTATTCcagtgttagttttttttaacatataaaatCCATTAAACTCTAGTCGGCTTCAATACAATCAGTGCACAAACTTCTCTTGGATTATGATTTTACCCCTTTCCCCCCTCGACAAAGAATGGCAAACTCCAGAATATTTTATGCTTTATAAGATTATCCTCTAAGATTATCCTGTTGTCTGAGGTGTGTGAAGCATTGGTAATTGGTTCTGAGACGTGTCGCCGCCAACGATCGTATTAAACCTGTTCAATATCTGTAACTTAAAACCCTCATGTGTGGGGAAAGCTAACAATTCCTGATTCATGACCCTTAATGTAGCCAATGCTGAGTTCCAGGCAACTCAGAACTAGGCATTTCCGAGTTGAAAATCCAGaatttctgtgttcaaccaAGTTCAGCAGCATGTCGAGAATGTATGCAATGATGAATGAAAAGAAGTTAACCAAGTGACTTGATTGAATTGATACTAACCCCATATCAGTACTGCTTAATAAAGAATcaatattttgttgttataAACATGTGGGCTTTGACTGAAGATGATGTCCTCTCAACATAATGATATTAATATAAATTTTGAAATTGTATTACACATGACATAAGTATAGGTATATTTGGCAGGAGAATGTGCGCACCGGTATGTCAACTTTGATCCTTGCACATGAACATTTTGGAGATTGATTCAGATTCATCTTTGCACAGAGAGAGTGCGGGGGAACAAGCCTTGTATTATGCTCTAGGTTTGCtaatatttttcagttgttATCCAGGCTTTGTCGAGTCCTAAACTGTCCTTATTTTGTTATTGACATGGTCACCCTAATGTTCAAGGAAGCTTTCTGACAAAAAACCCAACAGAAATAACTCAAACACGCTGACCACTACGATATTAGATTTTTTCCCGACTATACCAAGTAGGAGCTCCGACTAAAGGTGGTGCTCCAAGTCACTTTTTTGAGTTGGAGGTTGGAGCCGCAGCATTAGATCACGTTGTTAGATCTTGTTTGATCAGACAAGATTTCGGCCATGGACGATGATCTTCAGACTTAGAAAATCCTAATTTTCCTCCTCAAACTCGACTAAAGCCACTTTAGTCAAGTTTGCAGATTAAACAACAGCGGTTGGACTCATTGATGGTGACAATATCATGGCCTACAGAGGAGGTGAAACATCCCATCACCTGGTGTGACTTCAACAATCTGAACCTGAAAGTTGCAAAAGCCAAGAAGGTGGTCATCGACTTCACATTTCTCTCACCATCAACAGTTGGGAGAGTCAGCGCATAAAGTTCCTCTGGGTGTTTATAACAGCAAAGCTCTGTGAAGAGTTCCCAGCAGAGAGAACAAGTCCTTCCCCCAATCCTAACCACCTTCCACATATAcagatatacatatatacagagCACACTGACCTCTCTGTCTGGGTAGGGGCCTGCAGTGCTTCTGACTGGAAGTCTCCGTAGAGAGTTGTGAGGACAACAGATAAAATTACTGGGTCCttgcttttttacatttttgggatGAAGCATAAAGTCTGTCTGACTGGAGCCAATGATATATGTAGTGATAACTCACCATGGACTGAGAATAAAGGCTCTACTTTTAGCTTTTCAACTACATAATAATTTATATTAAGCAAAATctaattttatacatttaatattCCTGTTTCCTAACTcgctggtgttttttttttctgcggtATGAATGCAACAATATCTTGATCTGATGAGCATTGTTTGAAATTCTCAATGACAAtaattttagattttgtgttaaaaaaacaacaacaaccagaaATAAACTTTCCAGTGTAACTTTGgtgaaaatagaaataatataatataataaaaataccaGCCAAGCAGGTTATGATTGATTTTGTTAGGGGAAGTTCCACAGAACCGGCTAGTTTTGAGAAATTCAAGATGGCGTCCAAGATGGTAGTGGAAAATACACATATCAATAATTGGTCCTAATTTGGTCAATTCTAAACTGATTCTGTTGCGTAACATATTAAATATAGGGTCTAGGACTTCATTTGTGATGACCACAAGGTGGTAGGTCATCATTTTATGCAGTTATTGCCAGTCATAAACAATTTTGCTACACACATGGGAGGAAATTTGAGTACAATACTataaagttacttttttttttaaagaacatgaCATACGAACACAATTTCCAACAAGGAACTTAAACAATCCTGTCGTTCAATTCCACGTCAGTGTCCCGTTCTTCATCTGTGGTGCCTTGAAGGGCTAGTTAAACAATATCCAATTCCTCGTCTGTCTCTTGTCATCTTGTCTTGTCTTATTGTCATTGTTGAGAGCACATCTTTTTTTCAGATTAACCAACTGCTTTTAttgtataataatttatttattacatatgTGAGCTACAGCACAGCTGAGAGCCCTAACTATCTGTTGATGTTACATTTTAAGGTTCTCATTGACTTGGCTAAGTACAAAGAGCGGCCCGTGGACCCTGCAGATGCTCGAGATTGTGCCCGGGAGATTGGCGCCGTGGCCTACATGGAGTGCTCCTCTTTGACCCAGAAAAACCTGAAGGAAGTGTTCGACACAGCCATACTGGCCAGCCTGCAGAACTACAGCTCCACAAAACATTTGAGAGGCAACCAAAAACATCGAAAAAAGCAAAGACAGACGCCGGGCAAGATGAAGAACCTTTCAAAGTCTTGGTGGAAAAGGTACTGCTGCATGAGCTAGAATGAACCATGATGGGTTTGGGTTCCACTGCAGGATCTCACAAACCTTTGTGGACTGACTGAGCTTGGGTTCAAACAGGAAGAGTGTTCATCTCCTAAGTCTATTACAGACAGGACTGTGGTTGGCCACCAAAGCTTCTATGTTGCAGATGAGATCTACTACTGAACACTCTGTGATTAAACTGGTATGGGTCATGGAATCATACTATTCTAGGaatagtctaaaaaaaaaaacaactttttttgcCTCGGATATGTGTGATTTAGATTTGAACAGCGAATTTTAATCATCTTTTATGATCCAGATGCTGTTAAAAGCTTACTTAGTTTAATATGGGTTTATATTTCCTGTCGTGGTATgaaaaaaaccagaaaaaaaacctaaagttGACTGATGAAATGTCAAGGTTTTATGTCCCACTTAGTACCGGATGGACCTGAGCCTCACCAGGATAAACTGGTACCAAAGATCTTTTTTTTCATGGGTTGATGGGGAAAACCATCATAACAGTATGAAATCTTTATAAGGAAGATGTAAATTGGACCCAGCTCTCAGAGACCTAGTGTTGAATTAAGTTAATCATCCCCATCACTCCTTAACTGAGCACCTAAAGCCAAATCAGTCTCTAAAATAAGAGCACCACAGTAACAGAATTACTTCACGTAAATTTGTGTAACAAATTGTTGACGCATTGTTACACAATCCACAACTTGTGCCATCACTGTGATTTTCAGCAGCAGTTACAGTATCTGCGCTGATAGAAATGATCTGATTAAATACCTTCAAGTGTGAGCATGTGAAGAAGTGAGATAAATGTACACAGTGAGGGAAAGGGATGTCTCAGCTGTTCCAAAGTAAATCTTTGATTTTGACTGTGAAACCTGATTTATGTATTATGTGTTTAATTACGTCTTAGTAGCCATGAGCTATAAAGATAAATCACACTTTTTTATCCCACACTGCTATGACATCTCAAATCGACTGAGACACAAAAACCTCGTGCCAAACATTTTCTTTGTATACTTTGTAGTTTCCAAACTAAGAGCGAGTGCCTTGCCCTGACTTTCACTTTGTTTTTAGGTTGTAacaaactcaaaaaaaaaaactgtaataaacgTATTTTTATATGTGTGTAATTACAATGTGAAACCTGTCCAAGTTTCCAGGAGATTGTTTTCATCATTGGCAAAGACAGAGGACAAAGCAGTGATGCACTATGCTGATTGTCAGAAAAACTGAATTTGTACAGATGAGCACATAAGAGACAAGTTAttaatttagtcttttttttttttttaatagtagtaagttaagttttgtttattcagacaaggtttttcaggaaattgaaaaaccttgtcggaataaacaaaacctttactcaacattcttttaaaaaagaagacaaaatgaatctcgctggaactattacatggaagtcaagtgaaacttcaaaggaaccatcaaaggcaatcagcagaactcctctgacgaagacttaACATAAAGAGACACGtttttataaattattagaTACCATCTTTTCACTTTGACTTTTAGTAAAATGCTAATTTTCATTAGCATTGTGCTGCATTTCTGAACTTCaaccaaataacaacaaatataacacatttctaaatacatgaaatgacaaagACAATGTCGACGAAAAGATCTTCCTTCTCTGTACTTTAGTGAAGttgattttgcaaatttgaacaTGTACAGCTTTATTGGAGCCAAATGATGCAATTATTGTTCTAAGCCCTTTAAAATAGCTAAGAGCGAAATGTATAATGGGACAATTGTGGGGCTAATGAGTGGTAACCCCAAGTCTAAGTTTAGTTCAATTTAGTTGAGCTTTGATTCTGAAGGTGTTGCATCTTAACAATAGTTCTGTCTTAGGCCTTGCCTTAACTCTCActgtgaatgggttttgttttttgtcttgtcGAGATGATTTGTAAAGGTTTGCTTGCagaaaagcaataaaacaatttcaATTTAGGGCCCGCCACCTAAAACTGAAGCCACCTGTGTTCTCTATTGTAGTTCTTGATGTATTTGAAGTTAAAGCAAGAAAGTCTAATAGAAGAATTGTGAAAGTTTGAATGAAGGTGTGGTTTAAAGGTAATGGTTGGGATAATCTTTGTAAAGTTAAAAGAATAAGACGAGGGAATTCTGACCATATTCTGAGAGCCATTTCATTAGTCTAAAGTTATTCTCCATTAGACTTTAGACAAAGCAAACTGAGATGAGTTTTGTTTAGTCACAGTTAAGGAAATTGTTTCTGACTCCAATATATTGCTTCACTTTGGCCAACATTTCCCATGACATCATTGGAGAACTACAGCAAAGCTCTGGTAAACAAACATGAGAGCTTAGTCTAAACTGTCTGCTGACTTTACTTCTTTGGCCTTGAGTTGTAGTCACTCCTGGTTTGGGTATTTGGGCCAGTTTGCTGGTTTTCTGCTGAATATGCTCCATCTGGGACTGAATGATATCACTGCTTTCCTCCTGATAGCAAATGCATTGTTTCTGTTGGAGGGAAAAGCATAATAGGTCACTTGTCTGGTAGTTAGTGTGTAGACTTGGCAGATGGCAGTGAAAAGTAGGCTAAAGGTCACACACTTTTGTCATTTCTTCAGGCAGGACTTAATACGATTCTTTGTGAGATTGCGTTGATCCATTTGTATGTGAACACCTCAGTGTTTCTAATGGAGATCTGAGATTGGATCGTCCTTCCCGTGGTTCTTCTTTGTATATCTGTCTCGTAGCAGCTGAGTAAATTACCCCTGTGTAGTTTGTTAAAGCAGCTTTCCTGATATTTCATGGCAGGTCATGGTTAAACAGTAACATGCCGTAGTCTGTACATGGCTTCACTTCTTCCCAGGTGGGAGATCACAGCAGTGGGATTTGAACAAGAGCCAGAATTAAGGAGTCTAACAGTGAGCGCAAAGTTCTTTCAAGTCCAACAGTAGAAGgcagacttttatttttattttttatgtcagGGTGAATAGAGTTTGGGTAGCACAGATGCTTGAAGTTTACTGGCTTCACTGGAGCAGAACAATCAGTTTCACATTCACTGATGCTCACTCATCTGTGAAATGAagcttttttttgggggggggatgAAGTAATGGTTCAGTTTTGAGttaaactttttcaaatttgaTGAATAGTTCTGCCTTATCATGTTTGAATGACATCAGAGTTTGTAAGTTGATGGGATGGGTTTCAGAAGGTGAATCACTGAGTGTGAAATGAGACAAGGAAAGACGTGGTGAGacacaaaatgtgtgttgtggggatatttcctttttaaaaatccGGTGTTCATCATAAGTGTGACAGTATAAGCATGTGACacagtgttttgaagttatAATTCCTTTGCTTGGCAGACGTTGTTTATTGGCATTGATCTGTCCATGATGCCAAAGAACGAGTGAATTAGACACAGATGTGTTTAAATAAAGTCATCTTTTCAAGTGAGTCAAATACAAAGCGTCAGTCGGCCTGTGTTTCATGTATGTGGATACAAAGTGACGCTTTCCTCCAGACATTgtctaattaaaaacaaaacaaagccagCTTCTTCCTACAGGAACCCAATCAGTTCCAACCCGGAACTAGAACTATTTCCTTATAAAAGCCTCCTGAGCTTCAGCATCAGCAGAGAACGTGAACCAgagtttgggtcaattacattatacaattacaattacgttttcagttatgttcaattacaactaaattatgattatggtgaccagcattttttccaattacaattaaaattacaatttactttcccttgaaagtcaatttcaattaagttctcatttactaaagttcaaatctatctatatctatctatctatctatctatctatctatctatctatctatctatctatctatctatctatctatctatctatctatctatctatctatctatctctaaaagcaaggaacgtgtgtgcgtgtgtgtgtggagcgaatatctcccagacgc containing:
- the rhoua gene encoding ras homolog family member Ua, coding for MSPSSPCQMPPPGNGGYKPTQPSPGPPPVPPRRVRSRDKGSGRKRRSGLGSSEAGAPERRAKCVLVGDGAVGKTSLVVSYTTNGYPTEYVPTAFDNFSATVSVDGQPVKLQLCDTAGQDEFDKLRPLCYTSADVFLLCFSVVSPASFQNVPEKWIPEIRKHAPFVPLVLVGTQCDLREDVKVLIDLAKYKERPVDPADARDCAREIGAVAYMECSSLTQKNLKEVFDTAILASLQNYSSTKHLRGNQKHRKKQRQTPGKMKNLSKSWWKRYCCMS